The Candidatus Alcyoniella australis genome segment CAACGCCAGCAGCGTCAGCATGGCCGCGGGCATCAGCAGGCCGTTGATTGCGCGTTGGGGCACGGCGCGGCCGAAGTCGAACCCGGTGCGCAGGAAATAGACTCCGCCGAGGATCCCCAAGGTAAAGCCGACCAGCGCCACCACCGCGTTGAGATCGCCGCCGCCCAAGCGCAAAATCATCCGCAACGGGCAGCCCAGGAAGACCAGCGCGCCGATCATCACGAACATCCCGGCGATAAAGCGCGCGAACGGGGCCGATCCGCCCTTTGGTCGAAACTCGCGCGTAATCAGGGCCGCGCCGAACGCCCCAAGTAAAATTCCCAGGATTTCGGGTCGCAGCCAGGCCGCGCTCCACGGGTGGTGTAGGCCCAGCGCGCCGGCGATGTCGCGCTCGAAACAGGCGATGCAGAAACCCATGTTGGGCGGATTGCCCAGCCGGACCAGAATCACGGACAGCACGCCGATCACCGCGCCGGCGACTCCGATCAGAACATAATCCTTTTTCAACGGATTTCTCCTCTGTGGATACTACAAAGTTGGACAGCTTCCCAAACGGGAACCCGTTTTTCAGCTTTTACGGATGGGGATATCTGGGGGGAAGCGGCGCTCAGCCGATGGGAACGGCTGCGACGGATCGCGGCTGCGTCGAATACTTCCAGGCCTGACCGGCCCGGTCGCCCGGGCCTCACGGTCCGCTCTCTCGTCGCGTGGGACTATCCGGGCGCAACGTCGCATCGAGCAGCCGCGTGCAAACGTTATGTGGGTCCGGATAGCTCACGTGAGTCCTTGAAAACAGATTGAGGGAAAATAGCACAAACCGCGAATCCGTCAAACGCTGTTATTCACGAGTTTTAAGCCGGCGGGCCCTGGTTGAGATGTTGGGTGATGAAGTGCTGTACGCGTTGCCGGTCGGTCTCGCGGATCGAGACGAACTGCATTGCCACCTGCCCGCCGGATTGGTCGGCCGCGAGCTGCTCGCAGCGCACCACGTCGGCGATGGCCGAAATCGGGATCGGCCTTTCATCAAAGTCGTAGATCTCGATCCCGACTTTCATGCCGATCGGCAGTTCCTCGTTGGTGATTACGCGAATGCCGGTGGTCGAGATGTTCAGCGGCAATCGCCCCTGCTCGACCTTCTGGTCGTCCAGGCGCAGGATCCGCGCCGGCAGCACTGCGTCTACCCTCATGCTCCTGCGGCGTTCAATCCCTTTTGGTCCGTAGCTCATTTTATGCACAAGATAGATTTGTTATCGAAAGGTTTGTATCTCAAAACCATAGCCCGATGCAAGTAAAAGCCAATGAAGATTGGTTTTGCTTTTTTTATCAACCCTTTTTCCTTCGATCAGCGGCCGGGGGCGCATTGGGCGCCCCCCACCTCTGATGAACCCGATACCGAGCAGACTACTCGATCTTGAACTCCACGCGGCGATTCTGCGCCTTGCCCTGCGCCGTGTCGTTGGTCGCAATCGGTTTGTCTTCGCCGTAACCGATCGCCTGAAGTTTATTGGCGTCAATGCCCTTGGACACTAAGTAGGCCAAAACCGACTCAGCCCGCCTCTGGGACAACGCCTTGTTCATCTGGGCTTGGCCGACACTGTCCGTGTGGCCTTCCACCATAATCTTGTCAAACTCGCACATCCCCTGGATCTGCATAACCACGTCATCGAGCACGGCGTACGACTTGGGAAGGATCGTGGCCTTACCCGAGGCGAAGTACACCGCATCGGTCAATTGGATGTGCTTGAACAAGGCGACGTTGACCACGTTCTCGGTCGCGGGAGCGATGAGCGTAGCGACCTGCTTGGCGTCGTATCCCTCGGCGCTCACGGCGAGGGTCGCGTTGCCGCCCGCGATCTCCTGCTTGACTGGATTGAAATAGTTCATGCCGCCGACGGCTACTGTGGCTGCAATCGGTGCGCCAGTGCACTTGTCGGTCACGACCACCGTGAAGGTCGTCAGCTTGGGCACCGCCACGGGTTGCGGAATTTCAGGGCACTGTGGGCATTCGGGGCACGGCTTGGGCGCGCCGGTCTTGCCGAAATAGATGTTCAAACCGGCATATGCGCCCACGTTGAGCTTGCCGGTGACGCCATCGTCGTCAACTGTTTTATCGGCGTCGTAATCGACCTGTTGGGCGCCGGCCCCGTAGCTGCCCATGGCGCCGATGTCGAAGGCCACGTGCTTGTAGGGAAAGAGTTTCACGCCAACCTCGAGTCCGCCGAAGGGCCCGAACAAGTTGCGGGTGTAGTTATCCCCATCGGATTCCTCGTAGACCACGCGGTCCACTTCGCCCTGGACGCCGACCAGGGGGCCCAGGTAGGGCATCACCCAGTTGTTGGCGTGCCAGTTGTAGTTGTAGTACAGGGCCGCCCGGTAGTTGCCTCCAGTGGTATGCACGTTGGTCGATTCCACCCCCTGGGCCTCCGGGTCGATCCTGACGAGCGTGTCGGTCAGTCCGGCCAGCACATGGAGGCCGACGTCGTGATGGCCGTTGATCAGCCATCCGAGCTTCATTCCGTACAGGCTCGATCCCAGGACCCCACCGGCATTGACCGTGGTGGTCGTCTGATCGACCTGCTTATCCTGATCCACGGTAAAGATCCCCAAGTCGAAGATCGTCACCCAGCGCGGATCGAGGTGGAAGACGGTCCCGGCCGGCAGAAGGTTCTCTGTCGTCGCATCGTCTTCCGCGAAAGCTGCGCAGGGCAGCACAATGGCTGCCGCCAGAACCGCAATGACAAGCACGTTCCATGGTTTCATGACTAACCCCCATTTTGTCGTCGTATCCTGTTCGTGCCGCGTCGCCCCCGACTGTTTCGATACGCTGTCAGCTCCCTGTCGGTTTGGGACGATTAATCCTTCCCCTTGGCCATAATCGGGTAGACGATCCCGGCGAGCGCCGCGCCGACGAGCGGCGCGATCCAGAACAGCCAGAGCTGCCCGAGCGCCCAACCGCCGACGAAGAGCGCCGGGCCGGTGCTGCGCGCCGGATTGACCGACAGATTCGTGACCGGAATGCCGATCAGGTGAATCAACGTCAGGCTCAAGCCGATGGCGATCGGTGCGAATCCCTTGGGCGCGCGCTCGTCGGTTGCGCCGAGAATGATAATCAGGAACATGAACGTCAGCACCACTTCGGCGACCAGCGCGGACGCCAGGTTGTACCCGCCCGGCGAGTGAGCGCCGTAGCCGTTGGAAGCGAAGCCGCCCTCCAGGGAGAATCCGGCCTTGCCACTGGCGATGACGTAAAGGACCGCGGCGGCCGCGACCGCACCCAGCACCTGGGCGATCACGTAGGGCAAAATATCGCGCGCCGGAAAGCGCTTGCCCACGAACAGCCCCAAAGTGACCGCGGGATTGATGTGGCACCCGGAGATGTGACCGATGGCGTAGGCCATGGTCAACAGGGTCAGACCGAAGGCCAGGGCCACGCCCGCGAAGCCGATTCCCAGCGTCGGGAATGCCGCCGCCAGCACTGCACTGCCGCAGCCTCCGAACACCAGCCAGAACGTTCCGATGAACTCTGCCAGAGATCGCTTGCCGATCGGCATGTCGTGCTCCTTCTAAAAAGGTTTGTGCACCCGTACCGCCGCCGGCCGGTCGGCGACGGCACGGCCCTGTGCAATCAGAAGAACGAGATGACCAAAGCGTTAATCCAGGTGTAGCTGGCGTATTCAGCGTTGATCAGCTCGGGCACATCGTCGGTATCCACGTCGCCGTCATCGTCGTAGTTGACAACGTTCCCCTCTTTATCCAGACGCTCGATAAATCCCGGTGTGTTGGTGTAGGTGATCGCAAAGGAGGTCTTGAACGACAGCGCCTGGCTGAGCTTGAAGCTCAGGCCGGTCGTCGATTGGGCGGTGTAATCGTCCTCGTCGGCGAGGTTGAGCCGCACCGAAGCCTCTTCGCTGAACAACATGTAGCTCTTAAGCGGCACCTCGGCGATCAGTCGCGCCAGAGCGTTGTGTGTGGGCTCCCAAAAGTGAAACTCGTCGGTCTCGATCTCCTTCTTCTCGATCCAGCGCGTGTCCACGAAGGCGTAACCAAGTTCGGTCTTGAGCACCGAGTCGCTGATGCCCAAGAAGCTGTAACCAACGCCGACCTCGCCCAGGTACCGCGTCCAGAAGCCGGAGAACTCGTCGGACTGATAACCCAGCAGGCCCCAGAGGTACGGCTTCTTGTTGCGCAGTAGGTAGCCCTCGAACTTGTACTCGCCGAAATAGCTGTTGGCGTTGAGGATCGGATCGCCGTCCGGATAGATCACGTTGCCGTAGGTCACTCCGCCCTTAAGCAGGTGGTTGGTCCACACGCCCTCGCGCGCGCCCTGCAGCTCGCCGACCAGACTGTTGGTCTTGACGTAGGCCGAGGTCATGGTATAGCCCAGCGTGCCGCTGGCCGACCACTTGGGGAACTGATCGCCCTCGGTCGCCTCGTCCTGGGCGATTGCCGGGACCGCGATCAGCAGCACGAGAATCGTCATCGCAGAAATAAGCTTGAAGTGCTTCATACGTATTTCTCCTCTCGAATGTAAAGTCATTTTCAAACCACGGCCCGCTCGGGCAGCCCGTGGTGATGCACGTCGACCTGCGGGAACGGGATCTCAATCCCATTCCGATCCAGCTCCTCCTTGATCGCGCGGTTGACCGCGAAAAACACGTCCCAGTAGTGCTCGGTCTTACACCAGGGGCGCACCACCAGGTTGACCGACGAGTCGGCCATTTCCACCAGCTCGATCATCGGCGCCGGATCGTCGAGCACCATTTTATTGTGGTCGAGCACGCCCTTGATCGCATCGCGCGTCTTGCCGATATCCGCGGAGTACGATACGCCCACGGTCAGGTCGACGCGGCGGGTGTCCAGGGCCGTATAGTTGGTCACCGAGCCGCCCCAGATCTTGCCGTTGGGAATCACTATCTTCTTGTTGTCCGGGGTGGTCATGGTGGTGGCCATCATATTGATCTCCTTCACCACCCCCTGGTGCCCCCCGGCGTCAACGTAGTCGCCGATCTTGAACGGCTCATTGAGCATGATCATCAGCCCGGCCGACAGGTTGCCCAGGGTCTCCTGAAAAGCAAAGCCCACGATAAAGCCGGTGACCCCCAAACCGGCGATCAGCGGTGCGATGTCAACGCCCAACCGCGGCAGGGCCAACATCAGCAGCACCAGCCACAGCAGCTTGTTCAGCACGTTGAGAATGAAGCGCGACAGGGTCTCGCTGACCCGATTGGACTTGGAGAACATCACCTTGGTGACGCGCATCAGCGCCCTGATCACCAGCCAACCGGCGAATAAAATTATAATGAACACTATGATATTGACCAGGAAGTTCGCCCCGTTGGTAATCAACCATTCCTGCCCCTTGTCGATCCATTCCATGGTATTTCCCTTTCTGCAAAATTCCATCGGCAACCGTAAGACCGGCTATTGACGGCCTTATCGCCGAATTAGGACGGTGCTTGCATCGAGATTTCGATAGTAATGTTGATTGTCATTACAGCCTGTAGACCCCTCACAACTCGGATCATATTCGGCGGCACTAACATCGGAATATGATTATCATCATGTTTCCGTCAAATATTTCTCGATACTTGCGCACTTGAGTCCGATACGCAAGTGCTTTGTTATAACCGTTTACAATTAGGAGCTTATCGGGAAACTATAATGTGATACTTCATTTTTTACTTGCCATCTCTTTCTTAATGTGAGATTTTTTCGCTAGCTTTGCACTTGCCCGCTTGGGCGTTGATTTGGGGGTCTGATGGGCATTGACACGGAACAACCGGCGGTACAGCAGCAAAACGTGGTAGTGCTCTACAGCCTGGACCGGGATTGGGACCGGCAACAGGCCGACGCTGCGATTGCCAATGCCGTCTCGGTCGCCGACGCGCTGGAGCAGGCGGGTATCGAATCGCGGCTGATGGCGATTCACGACGACATCTTCAGCGCGCTTTCGCACCTGGATCCCAACGAGCTGGTGTTCAATCTGGTGTGCTCCCTGCACGGGGTTCCCAACGGCGACGTGCTGGCCGCAACAATGCTCGAGGAGTCGGACCTGGCCCATACCGGCTCGGACTACGTGTGCCTCGATCAGTGCCGCGATAAGTTTCACCTCAACAGCATCTGCCGCTCCGTTGGCATCCGCGTGCCCGAGGCCACGTTGGTGCTCGACGAGGACCAGGATCTGAGCCACGTACAGCTGCCGGCGATCGTCAAGCCCAACCACGGCGCCCGCAGCATGGGCATAAACGTGGACAGCGTGGTCTACGATCACGATACGCTACGACAACGAACCGGCCGGGTCTGGCAGGAGTACGGCCAGCCGCCGGTGGTCGAGAGTTACATCGCGGGGCGCGAACTGCACGTGGCGGTGCTGGGCAACTCCCAGCGTCGGATCCTGCCGGTAATCGAGATCTGCTTCGAGGGCCTGCCGCAGGACATCCCGCAGATTCTCGGCACGTCGTGCCGCTGCCCGGCCCAACTGAGCAAACAGCTGCGGCGCGAGGTCGAGCTCTCGGCGTTGCGCGCGATGCAGATCGCCGATTGCCGCGATTACGCGCTGGTCGAGTTCCGCGTGGACAGCAACGATCTGCCGCACCTGATCGAGATCAATCCCAACCCGGACTTCGGCCCGGGTTCGGCTTTCGGCCGCGCGCTAGACGCGGCAGGCATCGGGTTGGACGACTTCGCCACGCGGTTGATCCGCTGGACGACGAACAGAGTAGAACGCTCCGGGCAGCTTAAGGCTGGGTTCGGAGCTTAGCCGGGGCGAGCCCCGGGTCCGCTAACCCTCCATACATTACCCTCCTGCAAGGGCGCCGCCTGGCGGCGCCCGTCTGTGCGCGTCTGGCCCGCAATATCAAGAATCAGGGGTAGAGCTTGGAGGATTACCGGCCGGAGCCGACGAGCCGACGGGGGAGCGAGCGTAACGGGGCGAGCAGAAACTTGCGAATAAAGTAGCTCAGGTCGCGCAGCAGCCCGCCATTGCGCAGGTCGAACCACAGCCGTTGCATAAAGTAACTCGGCCGGAAGTAGAACTCGCGGTAGAAGCGGCGGTAAGCGTCCTTGATCTGGCGTTCGCCTAGGTTCGGGTGCTCGAAGGTCAGCGGCCCGAAGTGGTGGAATGTGTAGCGGTCCCAGTCGTATGAGAGGATCCGTCCCTGCTCCGACCACTGGTCGAACACCTGCGACCCGGGCAGCGGCGAGAGGATCGAAGCGCGGGCGAAGTCGGGCTTGATGCGCTTGGCGAAGTCGATTGTGCGCTGCATCGACTGCTCGGTCTCGCCGGGCAGCCCGAGCATGAACAGTGCCACACTCTCCAGCCGGTGTTTACGGACTTTTGCAAACGCTTGTTGCACGCGCTCGAGACTAAAGCGTTTGCCCACGGCCTTGAGCACCTCGGGATCGCCGGACTCGACTCCGAATTGGATGCGGTAGCAGCCGGCGCGCCGCGCCAAATCGAGATACTCGTCGTCGAGATTCTCCACGCGAATACCGTTGGCCAGCTCCCAGTGAATCGGCCGGTCCAGCTCGAGGATCCCGCGGCAGATCTGTTTGGCGCGTTCCAGGTCGAGGGTCAGGCCGTCGTCGACAAAGTGGATCTCCTGGAAGCCCAGGTCGATGATCCGCGAGATCTCCTCAACCACTCGCCCCGGGCTCTTGGCGCGCCACTTGTGACCGAAGACGCGGTTGCTCGAACAGAACACGCAGCGGTGCGGACAGCCGCGGCTGGTCTCGAGCATGGCGATGCGCCGCGAGCGCCACAGCGGCTGGATCACGTCGAAGCGCTCGAGTGAAAAGAGGTCCAACGCGGGAAACGGCAGCTCGTCAAGATTCTGGAGTTGTTCGCGCGGCTGGTTGACCTGGACTTGGTCACCATTGAGCCAGGCCAGACCCGCGATGCTCTCCAGTTCCGCGCCGCCCAGCAGCTCGACCAGCGTTGCCTCGCCCTCGGCGATGATCGCCACGTCGAACTCGCCTTCGAGCAGCGCCTGCTCGGGCAACACCGTAACGTGCACGCCGCCGATCAGCAGCCGCGCCTCGGGCCTGAGGCGGCGCACGCGGCGGCCGATCTCGAGGGCCACGGGAAACATCTGGGTATAAGCGCTGACCCCGACATCGTGCGGCGCGAACTGCTCGAGCATCGCGTCCAGATCGCCCAACACGTCGTCGGACACGCGCATGTCAAAAATCTGCACCTCGTGCCCCGCATCGCGCGCCGCCCCGGCCAGCGAGGCCAGATTGATCGGCGGACACAA includes the following:
- a CDS encoding mechanosensitive ion channel family protein, with the translated sequence MEWIDKGQEWLITNGANFLVNIIVFIIILFAGWLVIRALMRVTKVMFSKSNRVSETLSRFILNVLNKLLWLVLLMLALPRLGVDIAPLIAGLGVTGFIVGFAFQETLGNLSAGLMIMLNEPFKIGDYVDAGGHQGVVKEINMMATTMTTPDNKKIVIPNGKIWGGSVTNYTALDTRRVDLTVGVSYSADIGKTRDAIKGVLDHNKMVLDDPAPMIELVEMADSSVNLVVRPWCKTEHYWDVFFAVNRAIKEELDRNGIEIPFPQVDVHHHGLPERAVV
- a CDS encoding radical SAM protein, whose amino-acid sequence is MRYRLTEQRRLLLINPKSLTNIYDDLLIAAPLCPPINLASLAGAARDAGHEVQIFDMRVSDDVLGDLDAMLEQFAPHDVGVSAYTQMFPVALEIGRRVRRLRPEARLLIGGVHVTVLPEQALLEGEFDVAIIAEGEATLVELLGGAELESIAGLAWLNGDQVQVNQPREQLQNLDELPFPALDLFSLERFDVIQPLWRSRRIAMLETSRGCPHRCVFCSSNRVFGHKWRAKSPGRVVEEISRIIDLGFQEIHFVDDGLTLDLERAKQICRGILELDRPIHWELANGIRVENLDDEYLDLARRAGCYRIQFGVESGDPEVLKAVGKRFSLERVQQAFAKVRKHRLESVALFMLGLPGETEQSMQRTIDFAKRIKPDFARASILSPLPGSQVFDQWSEQGRILSYDWDRYTFHHFGPLTFEHPNLGERQIKDAYRRFYREFYFRPSYFMQRLWFDLRNGGLLRDLSYFIRKFLLAPLRSLPRRLVGSGR
- a CDS encoding OmpA family protein, which translates into the protein MKPWNVLVIAVLAAAIVLPCAAFAEDDATTENLLPAGTVFHLDPRWVTIFDLGIFTVDQDKQVDQTTTTVNAGGVLGSSLYGMKLGWLINGHHDVGLHVLAGLTDTLVRIDPEAQGVESTNVHTTGGNYRAALYYNYNWHANNWVMPYLGPLVGVQGEVDRVVYEESDGDNYTRNLFGPFGGLEVGVKLFPYKHVAFDIGAMGSYGAGAQQVDYDADKTVDDDGVTGKLNVGAYAGLNIYFGKTGAPKPCPECPQCPEIPQPVAVPKLTTFTVVVTDKCTGAPIAATVAVGGMNYFNPVKQEIAGGNATLAVSAEGYDAKQVATLIAPATENVVNVALFKHIQLTDAVYFASGKATILPKSYAVLDDVVMQIQGMCEFDKIMVEGHTDSVGQAQMNKALSQRRAESVLAYLVSKGIDANKLQAIGYGEDKPIATNDTAQGKAQNRRVEFKIE
- a CDS encoding PilZ domain-containing protein codes for the protein MSYGPKGIERRRSMRVDAVLPARILRLDDQKVEQGRLPLNISTTGIRVITNEELPIGMKVGIEIYDFDERPIPISAIADVVRCEQLAADQSGGQVAMQFVSIRETDRQRVQHFITQHLNQGPPA
- the aqpZ gene encoding aquaporin Z, with amino-acid sequence MPIGKRSLAEFIGTFWLVFGGCGSAVLAAAFPTLGIGFAGVALAFGLTLLTMAYAIGHISGCHINPAVTLGLFVGKRFPARDILPYVIAQVLGAVAAAAVLYVIASGKAGFSLEGGFASNGYGAHSPGGYNLASALVAEVVLTFMFLIIILGATDERAPKGFAPIAIGLSLTLIHLIGIPVTNLSVNPARSTGPALFVGGWALGQLWLFWIAPLVGAALAGIVYPIMAKGKD
- a CDS encoding ATP-grasp domain-containing protein yields the protein MGIDTEQPAVQQQNVVVLYSLDRDWDRQQADAAIANAVSVADALEQAGIESRLMAIHDDIFSALSHLDPNELVFNLVCSLHGVPNGDVLAATMLEESDLAHTGSDYVCLDQCRDKFHLNSICRSVGIRVPEATLVLDEDQDLSHVQLPAIVKPNHGARSMGINVDSVVYDHDTLRQRTGRVWQEYGQPPVVESYIAGRELHVAVLGNSQRRILPVIEICFEGLPQDIPQILGTSCRCPAQLSKQLRREVELSALRAMQIADCRDYALVEFRVDSNDLPHLIEINPNPDFGPGSAFGRALDAAGIGLDDFATRLIRWTTNRVERSGQLKAGFGA
- the yedE gene encoding YedE family putative selenium transporter, translating into MKKDYVLIGVAGAVIGVLSVILVRLGNPPNMGFCIACFERDIAGALGLHHPWSAAWLRPEILGILLGAFGAALITREFRPKGGSAPFARFIAGMFVMIGALVFLGCPLRMILRLGGGDLNAVVALVGFTLGILGGVYFLRTGFDFGRAVPQRAINGLLMPAAMLTLLALLIILPTFKPGGPIFVGGGGHIGTGESPTMTVGGGIVISLIAGLIVGVLAQRT
- a CDS encoding DUF481 domain-containing protein, coding for MKHFKLISAMTILVLLIAVPAIAQDEATEGDQFPKWSASGTLGYTMTSAYVKTNSLVGELQGAREGVWTNHLLKGGVTYGNVIYPDGDPILNANSYFGEYKFEGYLLRNKKPYLWGLLGYQSDEFSGFWTRYLGEVGVGYSFLGISDSVLKTELGYAFVDTRWIEKKEIETDEFHFWEPTHNALARLIAEVPLKSYMLFSEEASVRLNLADEDDYTAQSTTGLSFKLSQALSFKTSFAITYTNTPGFIERLDKEGNVVNYDDDGDVDTDDVPELINAEYASYTWINALVISFF